One Rhododendron vialii isolate Sample 1 chromosome 2a, ASM3025357v1 genomic region harbors:
- the LOC131316284 gene encoding F-box/kelch-repeat protein At3g23880-like — protein MERKRNRVPDPRSRSAERKRRGRKEKNYTSEAESCFPNIILPEDIVVEILSRLSLGSLARFTCVSKQWCSLISNRCTTRSPTVLLISKSRAYSFSPHSLDRNHRKEVHAKSVYVPWNKIEKYINKFRILGSCNGLLLMHIDEDVFLWNPSTTFFKKMLAYEELRDQGYGVCSGLCYDSTSDEYKAVLALAHETPDYGGEFVVVGSFRSKSWTVIDFPYMLPSENMGPIVNGNLHWFASHKNDLVSRFFSPHQIIFFNAQLDKFEEVPMPKPIGEDGDILCGLGVLDGCLCMSRSDCPGDWKSNVEVLIMKEYGVKSSWTILFAVSDDRFAFTLHRPLVPLGYTKNGRVLIKVNYRGGYIRAFDLTDKSHRRISIPEHHYLHVIVHEESLITPTDYNWEEEDLKGVATYVQDSSHSRKMIMKKGGRGGYWRSLDYRMSLNYEIMSSECESDSE, from the coding sequence atggaaaggaagagaaatagGGTTCCGGATCCGAGAAGTAGGTCAGCGGAAAGAAAAAGGAGGGGGAGGAAGGAAAAGAACTACACATCAGAAGCAGAATCATGTTTTCCAAACATTATTCTTCCGGAAGACATCGTCGTCGAAATCCTCTCGAGATTATCCCTCGGTTCTCTTGCCCGATTCACCTGCGTTTCCAAGCAATGGTGTTCTTTGATCTCTAATAGATGCACCACGAGATCACCGACAGTTCTCCTTATATCCAAGTCGAGAGCATATTCCTTTTCACCTCACTCCCTTGACAGGAACCACCGAAAAGAAGTTCATGCGAAAAGTGTTTATGTTCCTTGGAACAAGATTGAAAAATACATTAACAAGTTTAGAATATTGGGATCATGTAACGGTTTGCTGCTTATGCATATAGACGAGGACGTGTTCTTGTGGAATCCATCGACTACATTCTTCAAGAAAATGCTAGCATATGAAGAATTGCGTGATCAGGGCTACGGTGTTTGTTCCGGGCTTTGCTATGACTCCACCAGTGACGAGTACAAGGCCGTTCTTGCGCTTGCCCATGAAACTCCAGATTACGGCGGTGAATTCGTTGTGGTTGGTAGTTTTAGAAGCAAAAGTTGGACAGTGATTGACTTCCCCTACATGCTACCTTCAGAGAATATGGGGCCCATAGTCAATGGAAATCTTCATTGGTTTGCTTCTCATAAGAACGATTTAGTTAGTCGATTCTTTTCACCCcatcaaattattttctttaatgcaCAATTGGATAAATTCGAGGAGGTACCAATGCCAAAGCCTATAGGAGAGGACGGAGATATCCTTTGTGGATTGGGAGTTTTAGATGGATGCCTTTGTATGTCTCGCTCGGACTGTCCAGGTGATTGGAAAAGCAATGTTGAAGTATTAATAATGAAAGAATACGGTGTTAAAAGTTCTTGGACTATTTTGTTCGCAGTTTCAGATGACCGTTTTGCCTTTACACTTCATCGTCCATTGGTGCCATTAGGTTATACAAAGAATGGTAGAGTTCTTATTAAAGTTAACTACCGGGGTGGTTATATAAGGGCATTCGATCTGACTGACAAATCCCACAGGAGAATTTCAATACCAGAGCATCACTATTTACATGTTATTGTGCACGAGGAAAGTTTGATTACACCTACGGACTATAATTGGGAAGAGGAAGATCTGAAAGGGGTAGCAACATACGTGCAAGATAGTTCTCACTCACGGAAAATGATCATGAAAAAAGGCGGCAGAGGTGGTTACTGGAGGAGCTTGGATTACAGGATGAGCTTGAATTACGAGATCATGAGCTCAGAATGCGAATCAGATTCGGAATAA
- the LOC131316283 gene encoding F-box/kelch-repeat protein At3g23880-like, with the protein MGNIIKSSISIASKAESHVNIPEEIIVQILSRLPLGSLPQFTCISKQWHSLISNIIVAKTGSPRVLLISDSRAYSFSPHSIHQNQQHEVDVNSIHVPWKLSESGDHEFKILGSCNGLVLMHIDDDLFLWNPLTRFFKKVLASDRVCDRGRTTYRVCSGLCYDSTSDEYKAVLVNSSLTPGYGDESVAVGSFRSKSWTTIAFPYYVPLWDSWNIIVNGNLHWFASKNDSGTGGYFLSPRQIIYLRNATLTTFFYNMFTTW; encoded by the coding sequence ATGGGAAATATTATCAAGAGCAGTATATCGATAGCATCAAAAGCAGAATCACATGTTAATATTCCAGAAGAAATCATTGTCCAAATACTATCGAGGTTACCCCTCGGTTCTCTTCCCCAATTCACCTGCATTTCCAAGCAATGGCATTCTTTGATCTCTAACATAATCGTCGCAAAAACCGGATCACCGAGGGTTCTCCTTATATCCGACTCGAGAGCATATTCCTTTTCCCCTCACTCCATTCACCAAAACCAGCAACACGAAGTCGATGTGAACAGCATTCATGTTCCTTGGAAATTGAGTGAATCCGGCGATCACGAGTTTAAAATACTGGGATCGTGTAATGGGCTGGTGCTTATGCACATCGATGATGACTTGTTCTTGTGGAATCCACTGACTAGATTCTTCAAGAAAGTTCTAGCATCTGACCGAGTGTGTGACCGTGGGAGAACCACGTACCGTGTTTGTTCTGGGCTTTGCTATGACTCCACCAGTGACGAGTACAAGGCCGTTCTAGTGAATTCTTCTCTGACCCCAGGTTATGGTGATGAATCTGTTGCAGTTGGTAGTTTCAGAAGTAAAAGTTGGACGACGATTGCCTTCCCCTACTATGTTCCCTTGTGGGATTCGTGGAATATAATAGTCAACGGAAATCTTCATTGGTTTGCCTCTAAGAACGATTCAGGTACCGGTGGTTATTTTCTTTCACCCCGTCAAATTATTTACTTGAGAAATGCTACACTTACAACATTTTTTTACAACATGTTTACAACATGGTGA